One Thermoflexus hugenholtzii JAD2 DNA window includes the following coding sequences:
- a CDS encoding DUF1385 domain-containing protein — MSERVSVPPRVTALYGGQAVLEGVMIRGPAGLAVAVRAPDGQIVRWTTRLPPRRGWRRWPFLRGVFVLWETLRWGMEALWFSATVAAGEIETREGLRSPAALLTMALSLALALGIFLLLPAFLAEGIEGALGTSAWIRTAVEAALRLGLVIGYLIAVGRHPEVRRVFAYHGAEHKVVHALEAGAPLTVAGARPFPTAHPRCGTAFLLTVIVVAAVLFAFLPASTVIERLLLRLALLPALAGLSYELLWLSARYHHLRPVSWLFAPNLWLQRLTTREPDDAMLEVALAALEAARALESSTEAVTGDEASRL, encoded by the coding sequence ATGTCGGAGCGCGTTTCCGTTCCACCGCGCGTCACTGCCCTCTATGGAGGCCAGGCCGTCCTGGAAGGGGTGATGATCCGGGGGCCGGCGGGGCTGGCCGTGGCCGTCCGCGCCCCCGATGGGCAGATCGTCCGCTGGACGACCCGGCTGCCGCCCCGGCGGGGCTGGCGCCGCTGGCCCTTCCTCCGGGGCGTCTTCGTCCTCTGGGAGACCCTGCGCTGGGGGATGGAAGCCCTCTGGTTCTCCGCCACGGTGGCGGCCGGGGAGATCGAAACCCGGGAGGGCCTGCGAAGCCCGGCCGCCCTGCTCACGATGGCGCTCTCCCTGGCCCTCGCCCTGGGGATCTTCCTGCTGCTGCCGGCTTTCCTAGCGGAGGGGATCGAAGGGGCGCTGGGGACCTCCGCGTGGATCCGGACGGCGGTGGAAGCGGCCCTCCGCCTCGGGTTGGTGATCGGCTACCTGATCGCCGTCGGGCGCCATCCCGAGGTCCGCCGCGTCTTCGCCTACCACGGCGCCGAGCACAAAGTGGTGCACGCCCTGGAGGCTGGGGCGCCCCTCACGGTGGCTGGGGCCCGCCCCTTCCCCACCGCTCACCCTCGCTGCGGCACCGCGTTTCTCCTCACGGTGATCGTGGTCGCCGCGGTCCTTTTTGCTTTCCTACCTGCTTCGACGGTCATCGAGCGCCTGCTGCTCCGCCTGGCCCTGCTCCCGGCCCTGGCAGGTCTTTCCTATGAGCTGCTGTGGCTGAGCGCCCGTTACCATCATCTGCGACCGGTGTCCTGGCTCTTCGCGCCGAACCTGTGGCTTCAACGGTTGACCACGCGGGAGCCCGACGACGCCATGCTGGAAGTCGCCCTGGCCGCCCTCGAGGCTGCCCGGGCGCTGGAGTCCTCAACGGAGGCTGTCACTGGGGATGAGGCCTCCAGACTATGA
- a CDS encoding FmdB family zinc ribbon protein: MPLYEYLCQDCGTKFELLRGMAHADDPAPCAQCGSLRTGRLISLFAAVSDGRIVTGPAGCAGCSAHSCAACGCHR, from the coding sequence ATGCCGCTGTATGAATACCTCTGCCAGGATTGCGGGACGAAGTTCGAGCTGTTGCGGGGGATGGCCCACGCCGACGATCCTGCCCCCTGCGCCCAGTGTGGGAGCCTGCGCACCGGGCGCCTGATCTCCCTGTTCGCCGCGGTCAGCGACGGGAGGATCGTGACCGGCCCGGCCGGGTGCGCCGGGTGCTCCGCTCACTCCTGCGCCGCATGCGGATGCCATCGATGA
- the fmt gene encoding methionyl-tRNA formyltransferase, with amino-acid sequence MARLVLMGSPTFALPTFEALAEEHEIVGVFTQPDKPAGRGLRPTPPPVKVWAQERGLPVFQPRSLRRDPEAVAQLRALRPEVIVVVAYGLILPPEVLALPPYGCLNLHASLLPRYRGPAPIQAALLHGDSETGVTVMLMTEEVDAGPILAMEREPIYPEDTAETLGERLARRGARLMRETLRRWLAGEITPQPQDPSQATYCPRITKADGEIDWRRPAVEIERRIRAFTPWPGAYTFWKGRLLKIGPARVRLDLHAPPGRVVRVNGGAGVGTGEGVLELQMVQMEGKRMMPIEAFLNGHPDFLGATLGREEARDG; translated from the coding sequence ATGGCGCGCCTGGTGCTGATGGGCTCCCCCACCTTTGCCCTGCCCACCTTCGAGGCCCTGGCGGAGGAGCACGAGATCGTGGGGGTGTTCACCCAGCCGGACAAACCCGCCGGGCGCGGCCTGCGCCCCACCCCGCCGCCGGTGAAGGTCTGGGCCCAGGAACGGGGGCTTCCGGTGTTCCAGCCCCGCTCCCTCCGCCGGGACCCGGAGGCGGTGGCCCAGCTGCGGGCCCTACGGCCGGAGGTCATCGTGGTGGTGGCGTACGGGCTGATCCTGCCCCCGGAGGTGCTCGCCCTTCCCCCCTACGGATGCCTGAATCTTCACGCTTCGCTCCTCCCCCGCTACCGGGGCCCCGCGCCGATCCAGGCCGCCCTCCTCCACGGGGATTCGGAGACCGGTGTGACGGTGATGCTGATGACCGAGGAGGTGGACGCCGGGCCGATCCTGGCGATGGAACGGGAGCCGATTTACCCGGAGGACACCGCGGAAACCCTGGGGGAGCGTCTGGCCCGACGGGGGGCCCGCCTGATGCGGGAGACCCTGCGACGCTGGCTGGCGGGGGAGATCACGCCGCAACCCCAGGATCCGTCCCAGGCCACTTACTGCCCGCGGATCACCAAAGCGGATGGGGAGATCGACTGGCGCCGCCCGGCGGTGGAGATCGAACGGCGCATCCGGGCCTTCACGCCCTGGCCCGGCGCTTACACGTTCTGGAAAGGCCGCCTGTTGAAGATCGGCCCGGCCCGGGTCCGCCTCGACCTCCACGCGCCTCCCGGCCGGGTGGTGCGGGTGAACGGCGGGGCGGGCGTGGGGACGGGCGAGGGCGTCCTGGAGCTCCAGATGGTTCAGATGGAGGGCAAGCGGATGATGCCCATCGAGGCCTTTCTGAACGGCCATCCGGATTTCCTCGGGGCGACCCTGGGCCGGGAGGAGGCCCGGGATGGCTGA
- the sufU gene encoding Fe-S cluster assembly sulfur transfer protein SufU, with amino-acid sequence MEDLYREIILDHYENPRNYGVLPDADISYEDDNPLCGDRIRIDLKVQDGRIVDVRFSGKGCAISQASASMLTERIKGATVEEARRLTRDDILEMLGIPLGPARIKCALLSLKVLKAGLYGLPKIDWDELG; translated from the coding sequence ATGGAAGACCTCTACCGGGAGATCATCCTGGATCATTATGAGAACCCACGCAATTACGGCGTGCTGCCGGACGCGGACATCTCCTACGAAGATGACAATCCCCTGTGCGGGGATCGGATCCGGATTGACCTGAAGGTGCAGGATGGGCGCATCGTGGATGTGCGGTTTTCGGGGAAAGGATGCGCGATCAGCCAGGCCTCGGCGTCCATGCTGACCGAGCGGATCAAGGGGGCCACCGTCGAGGAGGCCCGCCGGCTGACCCGCGACGATATCCTGGAGATGCTGGGGATCCCCCTGGGGCCGGCCCGCATCAAGTGCGCCCTGCTCTCCCTGAAGGTCCTCAAAGCCGGCCTCTACGGGTTGCCGAAGATCGACTGGGACGAGCTGGGCTGA
- the ychF gene encoding redox-regulated ATPase YchF, translated as MEIGLVGMPNAGKSTLFNALTRHSVPTAPYPFTTIEPHRGVVPVPDPRLDALARIIQPERVVPATLTVVDIAGLVRNAHRGEGLGNQFLAHIREVDAILMVLRGFEAPNVPAGLGEVDPLAELEVLDLELALADLETVQRRLEKTRRAAKADPQAFAETLAALEDLAAHLQSGRPARTWPGRAAWQGLLRELFLLTDKPRLIVLNVSEKDLPEDGSAAAELARRAVAEGSPFLVVCAELEAALNEWPEEEARAYRESLGLSGSALDRLIQAAYAHLGLITFFTITGGHEVRAWAIRKGTRAQQAAGRVHSDMERGFIRAEVIPWNVLVEAGSPQAARERGLWRIEGRDYEVQDGDVLHFRFHA; from the coding sequence ATGGAGATCGGTCTGGTGGGGATGCCCAACGCGGGCAAATCGACGCTTTTCAATGCCCTTACCCGCCACTCAGTGCCCACCGCGCCCTATCCCTTCACCACCATCGAGCCGCACCGCGGCGTCGTCCCTGTGCCCGATCCCCGGCTGGACGCCCTGGCCCGGATCATCCAACCGGAGCGGGTGGTCCCGGCCACCCTGACCGTTGTGGACATCGCCGGGCTGGTGCGGAACGCCCATCGGGGGGAAGGTCTTGGGAACCAGTTCCTGGCGCACATCCGTGAGGTAGATGCCATCCTGATGGTGCTCCGCGGGTTCGAGGCGCCGAACGTCCCGGCCGGCCTGGGCGAGGTGGATCCCCTGGCGGAGCTGGAGGTGCTGGATCTGGAGCTGGCGCTGGCCGATCTGGAGACGGTGCAGCGCCGCCTGGAGAAGACCCGGAGGGCGGCGAAGGCCGATCCCCAGGCCTTCGCCGAAACCCTCGCCGCCCTGGAGGATCTGGCCGCCCATCTCCAGTCCGGTCGTCCGGCCCGAACCTGGCCGGGCCGGGCAGCCTGGCAGGGGCTGTTGCGGGAGCTCTTCCTGCTCACCGACAAGCCCCGCCTGATCGTCCTGAATGTTTCGGAGAAGGACCTTCCGGAAGACGGCTCTGCAGCAGCGGAGCTGGCCCGTCGTGCGGTGGCCGAGGGAAGCCCCTTCCTCGTCGTCTGCGCGGAGCTGGAGGCCGCCCTGAACGAATGGCCTGAGGAGGAAGCCCGAGCCTATCGGGAAAGCCTGGGCCTCTCCGGCTCCGCCCTGGATCGCCTGATCCAGGCGGCCTATGCCCATCTGGGCCTCATCACGTTCTTCACCATCACCGGCGGCCATGAGGTGCGGGCCTGGGCCATCCGAAAGGGGACCCGCGCGCAGCAAGCGGCCGGGCGGGTGCACTCCGATATGGAACGCGGCTTCATCCGGGCCGAGGTGATTCCCTGGAACGTCCTGGTCGAGGCCGGCTCCCCCCAGGCCGCCCGGGAGCGAGGCCTCTGGCGCATCGAGGGGCGCGACTACGAGGTCCAGGACGGGGACGTTCTGCACTTCCGATTCCACGCATGA
- a CDS encoding metallophosphoesterase family protein encodes MAPEPIRVLHFADLHIGMEAHGQIDPQTGLNRRVVDFLYAFDRIVDYAIEHEADLILFCGDAFKNRDPSPTYLREFAARLRRLLEAGLPVFLLVGNHDLPGMEKRATPLDVFGEFRPLLRGGEGLIVGRREDVHRIDTRRGPLQVIGMPFPVRSRLLKDETWRNLSPEELDHQLRETLHAVLQHLLETKIDPALPTIVAGHFSIEGAAYGSERQVMIGYDVVLPPSMFRHPAIDYVALGHIHKHQALGDGAPPIVYSGSVERVDFSEEDEPKGFCWVEVRRGDARWRFVELPARRFFTLSLDLRQAADPEMTAIAEIRRQADRIREAVVRARVRIRPEQAERLREARLREELEKAGAFSVSSLHIEREESVRSRISLTEMEHLTPLDLLARYLDSRDPPPDPGRRERLLRLAEQLMREEEP; translated from the coding sequence ATGGCACCCGAGCCCATTCGCGTCCTTCATTTCGCCGATCTGCATATCGGCATGGAGGCCCACGGCCAGATCGACCCCCAGACCGGCCTGAACCGGCGGGTGGTGGACTTCCTATATGCCTTTGATCGCATCGTGGACTACGCCATCGAGCACGAGGCCGACCTGATCCTTTTCTGTGGGGACGCCTTCAAGAACCGGGATCCCTCCCCGACCTATCTGCGGGAGTTCGCCGCTCGCCTCCGGCGCCTGCTGGAGGCGGGCCTCCCGGTGTTCCTACTGGTCGGCAACCACGATCTGCCGGGGATGGAGAAGCGGGCCACCCCGCTGGACGTTTTCGGGGAGTTCCGGCCGCTGCTCCGGGGCGGCGAAGGCCTCATTGTGGGGCGCCGGGAGGACGTGCATCGCATTGACACGCGCCGCGGCCCTCTCCAGGTGATCGGCATGCCCTTCCCGGTGCGCAGCCGCCTCCTGAAAGATGAAACCTGGAGAAACCTCTCCCCGGAGGAGCTGGATCATCAGCTCCGGGAGACGCTTCACGCGGTGCTCCAACATCTCCTGGAGACGAAGATCGATCCCGCTCTGCCGACCATCGTGGCCGGGCATTTCTCCATCGAGGGGGCGGCCTACGGCTCCGAGCGCCAGGTGATGATCGGCTACGACGTGGTCCTGCCTCCCTCCATGTTCCGCCATCCGGCCATCGACTACGTGGCCCTGGGCCATATCCACAAGCATCAGGCCCTGGGCGATGGGGCTCCACCGATTGTCTACAGCGGGAGCGTGGAGCGGGTGGACTTCAGCGAGGAAGATGAGCCGAAGGGCTTTTGCTGGGTGGAGGTTCGCCGGGGGGATGCCCGGTGGCGCTTCGTCGAGCTCCCCGCCCGGCGTTTCTTCACCCTCTCCCTGGACCTCCGCCAGGCCGCCGACCCAGAGATGACCGCCATCGCCGAGATCCGCCGCCAGGCCGATCGGATCCGGGAGGCGGTGGTGCGGGCCCGGGTGCGCATCCGGCCGGAGCAGGCGGAGCGTCTGCGAGAGGCCCGGCTCCGGGAGGAGCTGGAGAAGGCCGGCGCGTTCTCCGTCTCAAGCCTTCACATCGAACGGGAGGAAAGCGTCCGCTCCCGCATCAGCCTGACGGAGATGGAACATCTGACCCCCCTGGATCTGCTGGCCCGCTACCTGGACTCCCGGGATCCCCCGCCGGACCCCGGGCGACGGGAGCGATTGCTCCGCCTGGCGGAGCAGCTGATGCGCGAGGAAGAGCCGTGA
- a CDS encoding DUF3054 domain-containing protein, protein MTRWSGVALGGDLLLFLIFAAMGRASHGLLLEGPPLWGVVRAALPFALAWLVLIPLFGGHRPDPSATFARVGVRTGLAWLGAWALGLALRSLLLGRPAPLAFALITLIGNGALLLAWRLLLHAALRRRAAPEALR, encoded by the coding sequence ATGACGCGTTGGAGTGGAGTGGCGTTGGGAGGGGATCTTCTCCTCTTCCTGATCTTCGCGGCGATGGGGCGGGCCAGCCACGGCCTGCTGCTGGAAGGGCCGCCCCTCTGGGGAGTGGTCCGAGCGGCCCTCCCCTTCGCCCTCGCCTGGCTGGTGCTGATCCCCCTGTTCGGCGGACATCGCCCGGATCCCTCGGCGACATTCGCCCGGGTGGGGGTTCGCACCGGGCTGGCCTGGCTGGGGGCATGGGCCTTGGGGCTGGCCCTGCGGAGCCTCCTTCTCGGGCGGCCGGCCCCGCTGGCCTTCGCCCTGATCACCCTGATCGGCAACGGCGCGTTGTTGCTCGCCTGGCGGTTGTTGCTGCACGCCGCACTTCGACGCCGGGCGGCCCCGGAGGCCCTGCGATGA
- a CDS encoding SDR family NAD(P)-dependent oxidoreductase: protein MKIALITGAGRGWGERLAQELAARGFHIVANDIHPAAAERTAEQIRTAGGSAEPFHADVANRVAVGAMVQEILDRWGRLDLVVHHAEVHPHRGLLEMGEYEWDRTVAVILKGAFNLLQAAAPAMISRGRGAFVFMIPAPILEGKIPHAAYGAGKAGLLALAYAARDALNPFGLAVHILLTEEGDSPSAISAAAVLDRIAALDGRSETLRLPPCRDLRPQT, encoded by the coding sequence ATGAAGATCGCGCTGATCACCGGGGCCGGGCGCGGATGGGGGGAGCGCCTCGCCCAGGAGCTGGCCGCCCGCGGCTTCCACATCGTAGCCAACGACATCCACCCGGCCGCCGCGGAGCGGACCGCCGAACAAATCCGCACGGCGGGGGGATCCGCGGAGCCTTTCCACGCGGATGTGGCCAATCGGGTGGCCGTAGGAGCCATGGTCCAGGAGATCCTGGACCGCTGGGGCCGGCTGGACCTGGTCGTCCATCACGCGGAGGTCCATCCGCACCGCGGGCTGCTAGAGATGGGGGAATACGAATGGGACCGCACGGTGGCTGTGATCCTCAAAGGGGCTTTCAATCTGCTGCAGGCCGCCGCCCCGGCGATGATCTCGCGGGGACGCGGGGCCTTCGTCTTCATGATTCCCGCGCCGATTCTGGAGGGGAAGATCCCCCACGCCGCCTATGGGGCCGGGAAAGCCGGGCTGCTCGCGCTGGCCTATGCGGCCCGGGACGCCCTGAATCCCTTCGGCCTGGCCGTGCACATCCTCCTCACCGAGGAAGGGGATTCCCCTTCTGCGATCAGCGCGGCCGCCGTCCTGGATCGGATCGCCGCCCTGGATGGACGGAGCGAGACGCTGCGCCTCCCCCCTTGCCGGGATCTCAGGCCCCAAACGTGA
- the cas4 gene encoding CRISPR-associated protein Cas4 has product MTLTGLLLLVLAVFLGGIGWLLRRMAGLPGGAVVAEDLGGRPAPVLRAPRYGLSGRPDVLIRRPEGLIPVEVKSGSAPARPYDSHRLQLAAYCLLVEEALGERPPYGLIRYRDRTFRVDYTEALREELLGVLEAMRRDLVYGEAHRSHAIPARCRACGFRPICEEALE; this is encoded by the coding sequence ATGACGCTGACGGGTCTTCTGTTGCTGGTCCTGGCGGTGTTCCTCGGCGGGATCGGATGGCTCCTCCGGCGGATGGCGGGCCTGCCCGGCGGGGCCGTGGTCGCCGAGGACCTCGGCGGACGTCCCGCCCCGGTGCTGCGGGCGCCCCGTTACGGTTTGAGCGGGCGGCCCGACGTGTTGATCCGCCGTCCGGAGGGACTGATCCCGGTGGAGGTGAAATCGGGGTCCGCGCCGGCGCGGCCTTACGATTCCCATCGCCTGCAGCTGGCGGCCTACTGTCTGCTGGTGGAGGAGGCCCTGGGGGAGCGCCCGCCCTACGGGCTGATCCGCTACCGGGATCGGACCTTCCGCGTGGATTACACGGAGGCGTTGCGGGAGGAGCTGCTCGGTGTCTTGGAGGCCATGCGGCGGGATCTGGTCTATGGAGAAGCGCACCGTTCCCACGCCATCCCGGCCCGTTGCCGGGCCTGCGGGTTTCGGCCGATCTGCGAGGAGGCGCTGGAATGA
- a CDS encoding aminotransferase class I/II-fold pyridoxal phosphate-dependent enzyme, giving the protein MDIFAKCYGFTTAKEAMAAGFYPYFIPLEENEGTEVIYQGRRILMFGSNNYLGLTTHPKVKEAAIEALKRYGTSCTGSRFLNGTLRLHRELEERLAAFVGKEAALVFSTGYQTNLGTISALVGRGDYVILDKEDHASIVDGARMSMGVTKRFSHNDMAALERLLAALPPEAGKLVVVDGVYSMGGDIAPLPQLVEICRKHGARLMVDDAHSLGVLGPNGRGTAAHFGLTDQVDLIMGTFSKSFASIGGFIAGDEAVIHYIQHHARSLIFSASLPAPNVAAVLAALEIMLEEPERVQRVNEIGARMRYELRRLGFDIGPSQTPIVPIIIGDDIKTALAWKALFENGVYVNCVVGPAVPPGKQLLRTSYMATHTDEQLERGLEIFERVGRMLGLINPSTAHAEEPAPSAHP; this is encoded by the coding sequence ATGGATATCTTCGCGAAGTGCTACGGGTTCACCACCGCGAAAGAAGCGATGGCCGCCGGCTTCTATCCCTATTTCATCCCCCTGGAGGAAAACGAGGGCACCGAGGTCATCTACCAGGGGCGCCGCATCCTGATGTTCGGCTCCAACAACTACCTGGGCCTGACCACCCATCCCAAGGTCAAAGAGGCGGCCATCGAGGCCCTCAAGCGCTATGGCACCTCATGCACCGGCTCCCGCTTCCTGAACGGCACCCTGCGCCTGCATCGGGAGCTGGAGGAGCGCCTGGCCGCCTTCGTCGGCAAGGAAGCGGCCCTGGTGTTCTCCACGGGCTATCAGACCAACCTGGGGACCATCTCCGCCCTCGTCGGGCGGGGGGATTACGTGATCCTGGATAAAGAGGATCACGCCAGCATCGTGGACGGCGCCCGGATGTCGATGGGGGTGACCAAGCGTTTCTCCCACAACGACATGGCCGCCCTGGAGCGCCTGCTGGCTGCTCTCCCTCCCGAGGCGGGCAAGCTGGTGGTGGTGGATGGGGTGTATTCCATGGGCGGGGACATCGCCCCGCTGCCCCAGCTGGTGGAGATCTGCCGCAAACACGGCGCGCGCCTGATGGTCGACGACGCCCACTCCCTGGGGGTCCTCGGCCCCAACGGGCGCGGGACCGCCGCCCACTTCGGGCTCACGGATCAGGTGGATCTCATCATGGGCACCTTCAGCAAGTCCTTCGCCTCCATCGGCGGGTTCATCGCCGGGGACGAGGCGGTGATCCACTACATCCAGCACCACGCTCGCTCCCTGATCTTCAGCGCCAGCCTGCCCGCCCCCAACGTGGCCGCGGTGCTGGCCGCCCTGGAGATCATGCTGGAGGAGCCGGAGCGAGTCCAACGGGTCAACGAGATCGGCGCCCGCATGCGCTACGAGCTCCGCCGCCTGGGCTTCGACATCGGGCCCAGCCAGACCCCCATCGTGCCCATCATCATCGGCGACGACATCAAAACTGCCCTGGCCTGGAAGGCGCTCTTCGAGAACGGAGTCTACGTCAACTGTGTGGTCGGCCCCGCCGTCCCTCCCGGCAAGCAGCTCCTGCGCACCTCGTATATGGCCACCCACACCGACGAGCAGCTGGAGCGCGGCCTGGAGATCTTCGAGCGGGTGGGGCGGATGCTGGGCCTCATCAACCCCTCGACCGCCCATGCCGAGGAACCTGCGCCTTCCGCCCATCCCTGA
- a CDS encoding AAA family ATPase, with amino-acid sequence MELVRLELKNFLSYREGVLDFNGLHMAALVGPNGAGKSSLLDAITWALWGKTSRLDRDQDLLVHRGEKEARVSLTFRLGEALYQVTRTRRRGKGSTLDFQMLAPRRRSLTGSGLRETERLISQTLGIDFETFVNSAFIRQGRADEFTTKTPAERKDVLAEILQLRRWAELEERAKEKIRRIDQELETLRWRIQECEKELAQRPQREAELRKASAEHLARQEEREKAEKVWEELRRDEERAREVQGRLRELQAQRQEVENSLARLEEQIRQQEESLRRWRALLERRTAIEATWAALQRAREELARMDEASHAANALRERRAELEKQIAVALAQLEGERQRLEREIEAARDRASRLPELEREAADLRERLSRQPALEQEIQALEERLQTLQAERVERQSENRRLYEEMKDLKARIQAIAQIGAECPTCRRPLPDAERERLRREWEEEGRRRADRYRENQNRLQALEQEQAETAARLEECRQVLSALARLQSRLEQIEGERADILREKERLADLEAALQEVERRLQEDLIAPEAQAELRHIDEALRTLGYDAEAHRALGRRIRALEEEAQDWPRLQEAEQRVPQEEEALRRLEGLYHDSLERRERILRSIGELEQTGQALTERLKALPEAQRRLEEARRAEREARDRLIAAEQRLKILDQLEQERQSLQEEILRLEEEKGLYRDLQLAFSRNGVPAMIIEAILPEIEEEANRILHRLTDGRLTVRFRSQRETKEGNVRETLDILISDEGEERPYENFSGGEKFRVDFAIRLALSRILARRSGTPLRLLVVDEGFGSQDQAGRERLIEALNAIKDEFATILVISHLEEFQDAFPVRIEVRKTAAGSRLHIVM; translated from the coding sequence ATGGAGCTGGTTCGGCTGGAGTTAAAGAACTTTCTGAGCTATCGAGAAGGGGTCCTGGATTTCAACGGCCTGCACATGGCCGCGCTGGTGGGGCCCAACGGGGCCGGCAAGAGCAGCCTCTTGGATGCCATCACATGGGCCCTGTGGGGGAAGACCTCCCGTCTGGACCGGGATCAGGATCTGCTGGTGCATCGGGGAGAAAAAGAGGCCCGGGTGAGCCTCACCTTCCGCTTAGGGGAGGCCCTCTATCAGGTGACCCGCACCCGCCGCCGGGGGAAAGGCAGCACCCTGGACTTCCAGATGCTGGCGCCCCGCCGTCGCTCCCTCACCGGTTCCGGCCTCCGGGAGACCGAGCGGCTGATCTCCCAGACCCTCGGGATCGACTTCGAAACCTTCGTGAACTCCGCCTTCATCCGTCAGGGGCGCGCCGATGAGTTCACCACCAAAACCCCCGCAGAGCGCAAGGACGTCCTGGCGGAGATCCTCCAGCTCAGACGATGGGCAGAGCTGGAGGAGCGGGCGAAGGAGAAGATCCGCCGCATCGATCAGGAGCTGGAGACCCTGCGCTGGCGGATCCAGGAATGCGAGAAGGAGCTGGCCCAGCGCCCTCAGCGGGAAGCCGAGCTCCGGAAGGCCTCGGCCGAGCATCTGGCCCGGCAGGAGGAGCGGGAGAAAGCGGAGAAGGTCTGGGAGGAGCTGCGCCGGGATGAGGAGCGGGCCCGCGAGGTCCAGGGGCGGCTCCGCGAGCTGCAGGCCCAGCGCCAAGAGGTAGAAAACAGCCTGGCTCGCCTGGAGGAACAGATCCGCCAGCAGGAGGAATCCCTGCGCCGGTGGCGCGCGCTGCTCGAGCGACGGACCGCCATCGAGGCCACCTGGGCCGCGCTCCAGCGCGCCCGGGAGGAGCTCGCCCGCATGGACGAGGCCTCCCATGCCGCGAATGCCCTTCGAGAGCGCCGCGCCGAGCTGGAGAAGCAAATCGCCGTCGCCCTGGCGCAGCTGGAGGGGGAACGCCAGCGACTGGAGCGAGAGATCGAAGCCGCCCGGGATCGCGCGAGCCGCCTGCCAGAGCTGGAGCGCGAGGCCGCCGACCTCCGGGAGCGCCTGAGCCGGCAGCCTGCGCTGGAGCAGGAGATCCAGGCCCTCGAGGAACGGCTTCAGACGCTGCAGGCCGAGCGGGTCGAACGTCAGAGCGAGAACCGCCGCCTCTATGAAGAAATGAAGGATCTCAAAGCGCGCATCCAGGCCATCGCACAGATCGGAGCGGAATGCCCCACATGCCGTCGCCCCCTTCCCGATGCGGAACGGGAACGCCTGCGCCGGGAGTGGGAGGAAGAAGGACGCCGCCGGGCCGACCGCTACCGGGAGAACCAGAACCGTCTCCAGGCGCTGGAGCAGGAACAGGCCGAGACCGCCGCCCGCCTGGAGGAATGCCGACAGGTCCTAAGCGCCCTTGCCCGACTCCAATCCCGCCTGGAGCAGATCGAGGGGGAGCGGGCGGACATCCTGCGGGAAAAGGAACGGCTCGCGGACCTGGAGGCAGCGCTTCAAGAAGTGGAACGACGGCTCCAGGAGGATCTCATCGCCCCCGAGGCGCAAGCCGAGCTGCGCCACATCGACGAAGCGCTCCGCACCCTAGGCTACGACGCCGAGGCCCACCGCGCCCTGGGCCGGCGGATCCGAGCGCTGGAGGAGGAGGCCCAGGACTGGCCGCGCCTTCAGGAGGCCGAGCAGCGCGTCCCCCAGGAGGAGGAAGCCCTCCGCCGGCTGGAGGGCCTGTATCACGACAGCCTCGAACGCCGGGAGCGCATCCTCCGATCCATCGGGGAGCTGGAACAGACCGGGCAGGCGCTGACGGAGCGCCTGAAGGCCTTGCCCGAAGCCCAGCGACGGCTGGAGGAAGCCCGGCGGGCGGAGCGGGAAGCGCGGGATCGCCTGATCGCTGCCGAACAGCGGCTCAAGATCCTCGATCAGCTGGAACAGGAACGGCAGAGCCTGCAGGAGGAGATCCTCCGCCTGGAGGAGGAAAAAGGGCTCTATCGGGATCTGCAGCTCGCCTTCAGCCGGAACGGGGTCCCGGCCATGATCATCGAAGCCATCCTCCCGGAGATCGAGGAGGAGGCCAACCGCATCCTCCACCGCCTGACCGACGGGCGCCTCACCGTGCGCTTCCGCTCCCAGCGGGAGACCAAAGAAGGCAACGTCCGGGAGACTCTGGACATCCTGATCTCCGACGAGGGGGAGGAGCGGCCCTACGAAAACTTCTCCGGCGGGGAGAAGTTCCGGGTGGACTTCGCCATCCGCCTGGCCCTCTCCCGGATCCTCGCCCGGCGCTCCGGAACCCCCCTGCGGCTGCTGGTGGTGGATGAGGGGTTCGGCTCCCAGGACCAGGCGGGCCGGGAGCGGCTGATCGAAGCCCTGAACGCCATCAAGGACGAGTTCGCCACGATCCTGGTGATCTCCCACCTGGAGGAGTTCCAGGACGCCTTCCCGGTCCGCATTGAGGTCCGCAAGACGGCGGCGGGCTCCCGGCTGCACATCGTGATGTGA
- a CDS encoding DUF971 domain-containing protein produces MPAWARIDPETRSVIVEWPDGLQRAFSWSRLRAACPCALCRVEAQRAQEDPLFLRPAPDDTLVGLEPVGNYAVRFFWGDGHSAGIYTWRYLRELEEG; encoded by the coding sequence ATGCCGGCGTGGGCCCGGATCGATCCGGAGACACGATCGGTGATCGTGGAGTGGCCGGATGGTCTCCAACGTGCCTTCTCATGGTCCCGGCTGCGGGCAGCCTGCCCCTGCGCCCTGTGCCGAGTGGAGGCCCAGCGCGCACAGGAAGATCCTCTGTTCCTGCGCCCTGCCCCCGATGACACGCTGGTGGGCCTGGAGCCGGTGGGCAACTACGCGGTGCGTTTCTTCTGGGGGGACGGTCACTCGGCGGGCATCTACACGTGGCGCTATCTGCGGGAGCTGGAGGAGGGATGA